The Dioscorea cayenensis subsp. rotundata cultivar TDr96_F1 chromosome 19, TDr96_F1_v2_PseudoChromosome.rev07_lg8_w22 25.fasta, whole genome shotgun sequence genome includes a window with the following:
- the LOC120249479 gene encoding uncharacterized TPR repeat-containing protein At1g05150-like — MASREVRAEKVRRIFDRFDVNRDGGLDRAEMAALVIAVNPRVKFSDEQISAILDEVFRTYSDFILPHDRGLSFDGLLRTYDDGAGDVDRDFDALGLNLPSSPSPSELPSKEEVAALPPPAPKSSAAWAATPNHGIAFESTWSLIDDLEILIKRLRSKQIKSSTDNNNNNNFDSYSDAGWSREIGGTDLSDRRIHWDDSTPEYATFVRELTALRARADGARAREEAFDGHMAIGRGLYEHQLFRESLNSFKRACELQPTDVRPHFRAGNALYALGKYPEAKEEFLLALEAAEASGNQWAYLLPQIHVNLGISMEGEGMVLGACEHYREAAILFPSHFRALKLLGSALFGVGEYRAAEKALEEAIFLRADYADAHCDLGSVLHAMGEDDRAVQEFQKAIDLKPGHADALYNLGGLFMDAGRYQRASEMYTRVLAVRPNHWRAQLNKAVALLGARESEEAKKALKEAFKMTKRVEVYDAIAHLKMLQKKKKKVTKGAGGDGEEFVIVEPSKFKRVGRKTTLRVDLANALEIRAFQRLTRLSRCDADVLKKEMSETDVPISYSGNGIPEKSIRKAALEVILRRMLKFLKAETFQGAMKAINERVLSVLDVSGSGRVDLGMFFAILAPICSGPTDRRKRVAFDALLWRPNNEGGAQIRRSDALAYLKLLRAAYIPSHSTSDELHGETDNSVVSYAEFLEMFNDPDWGFGILATLAKLEAGDRVRHGRHTCSICRYPIIGSRFKETKNSFSLCNRCYSEGKVPSAFKQEEYKFIEYGTESEALKDKCSCFNLHSKSLENDP, encoded by the coding sequence ATGGCTTCGAGGGAGGTGAGGGCGGAGAAGGTGCGACGTATATTTGATCGCTTCGATGTCAACCGTGATGGTGGGCTCGACCGGGCTGAGATGGCGGCGCTGGTGATCGCCGTGAATCCTCGCGTGAAGTTTAGCGACGAACAGATCTCCGCCATCCTTGACGAGGTATTTCGCACCTACTCCGACTTCATCCTCCCGCACGACCGTGGCCTGTCCTTCGACGGCCTCCTCCGGACCTACGACGATGGCGCTGGTGACGTTGATCGGGACTTCGATGCCCTCGGCCTCAACCTCCCTTCTTCACCTTCGCCTTCAGAATTGCCGTCGAAGGAGGAGGTGGCGGCGTTGCCGCCGCCGGCTCCGAAGTCGTCGGCTGCGTGGGCGGCCACGCCGAACCACGGCATCGCTTTCGAATCCACTTGGTCTCTCATCGACGACCTTGAGATCCTCATCAAGCGCCTCCGGTCGAAGCAAATCAAGAGCAGCACcgataacaacaataacaacaacttcGATTCGTACTCCGACGCCGGGTGGTCGCGGGAGATCGGTGGAACGGACCTCTCGGATCGACGGATCCACTGGGATGATTCCACGCCGGAGTATGCAACTTTTGTCCGCGAGCTCACTGCTCTGCGCGCCCGCGCCGACGGCGCGCGAGCTAGGGAGGAGGCCTTTGATGGGCATATGGCTATCGGCCGTGGGCTCTACGAGCACCAGCTTTTCCGCGAGTCTCTCAATAGCTTCAAACGCGCGTGCGAGCTCCAGCCCACCGACGTCCGCCCCCATTTCCGAGCCGGCAACGCTCTCTACGCTCTCGGGAAGTATCCAGAGGCGAAAGAGGAGTTTTTGCTCGCATTAGAAGCTGCGGAGGCGAGCGGGAACCAGTGGGCTTATCTCCTTCCCCAAATCCATGTCAATCTTGGAATTTCAATGGAAGGCGAAGGGATGGTTCTCGGTGCTTGCGAGCATTACCGTGAGGCTGCCATTCTATTCCCGAGCCACTTCCGGGCTTTGAAGCTTCTTGGAAGCGCCCTCTTTGGTGTTGGTGAGTATCGGGCAGCTGAGAAGGCCCTGGAAGAAGCTATCTTTTTGAGAGCAGACTATGCGGATGCACATTGTGATTTAGGATCGGTGTTGCATGCCATGGGGGAGGATGATAGAGCTGTGCAGGAATTTCAGAAGGCTATCGACTTGAAGCCAGGGCATGCTGATGCCTTGTATAATCTCGGAGGCTTGTTTATGGATGCTGGCCGGTATCAAAGAGCTTCTGAGATGTATACTAGGGTCTTGGCTGTCCGGCCAAACCATTGGCGTGCACAGTTAAACAAGGCTGTTGCATTGTTGGGCGCAAGGGAATCAGAGGAGGCAAAGAAAGCTCTGAAAGAGGCATTCAAAATGACAAAAAGAGTGGAGGTCTATGATGCCATTGCTCATCTCAAGATGCttcagaagaaaaagaagaaggtgaCAAAAGGGGCTGGTGGTGATGGGGAGGAGTTTGTTATTGTTGAGCCATCCAAATTTAAGAGAGTGGGAAGGAAGACAACTCTGAGGGTAGATTTGGCAAATGCATTGGAGATCAGGGCTTTCCAAAGGCTCACGAGATTGAGTCGCTGTGATGCAGATGTCTTGAAGAAAGAAATGAGCGAGACAGATGTCCCTATATCTTATTCTGGTAATGGTATTCCTGAGAAATCGATTCGCAAGGCTGCCTTAGAAGTGATTCTTCGGAGGATGTTGAAGTTTCTCAAAGCTGAGACATTCCAGGGAGCAATGAAAGCGATCAATGAGAGGGTCCTCTCTGTCTTGGATGTGTCTGGCTCAGGACGAGTGGATTTAGGCATGTTTTTTGCTATTCTTGCTCCCATTTGTTCAGGTCCTACTGACAGGCGGAAGAGAGTGGCCTTTGATGCATTATTATGGAGGCCTAACAATGAAGGTGGGGCTCAGATAAGAAGAAGTGATGCACTTGCATATCTTAAGCTATTAAGAGCTGCTTATATCCCTTCTCATAGCACCAGTGATGAATTGCATGGAGAAACTGATAATTCAGTTGTCTCATATGCTGAGTTTCTTGAGATGTTTAATGACCCAGATTGGGGCTTTGGCATATTAGCCACATTGGCAAAACTTGAAGCTGGGGATCGGGTGCGCCATGGCCGGCATACGTGTTCAATATGCCGATATCCAATTATAGGATCACGATTCAAGGAGACCAAGAACAGTTTTAGCCTGTGCAATCGTTGCTACAGCGAAGGCAAAGTGCCGTCTGCTTTTAAGCAGGAGGAGTACAAGTTCATAGAATATGGAACAGAGAGTGAAGCTCTGAAAGATAAGTGCAGCTGCTTTAATTTGCATTCAAAGAGCTTGGAAAATGATCCTTAG
- the LOC120283460 gene encoding selenoprotein K: MAYVENGVMKPKRTIWRLSIISDFFWAIVNLIGVFFITMFSLDKSDEYKKGTGATKRYGGGGGGGPGGGGGPGRGPRAPRFMSDMRSNDHNSLPACGSCCGG, translated from the exons ATGGCATACGTCGAGAACG GTGTTATGAAACCAAAGAGGACAATCTGGAGATTGAGCATAATCAGTGATTTTTTCTGGGCTATAGTGAACCTCATTGGGGTGTTTTTCATCACAATGTTCTCC TTGGACAAATCAGATGAGTACAAGAAAGGCACCGGTGCCACAAAGAGatatggtggtggtggtggtggtggtcctGGTGGAGGTGGCGGCCCTGGAAGAGGACCCCGTGCCCCTCGCTTCATGTCTGATATGCGCTCAAATGACCACA ATTCACTTCCTGCCTGTGGCTCCTGCTGTGGTGGTTAA
- the LOC120250577 gene encoding penicillin-binding protein 1A-like has translation MRFPHITLVSKPKKIRFPPICAFPFASEKPVHFFSPVPFLAVSAVSAGFLFFRSFLKVLPPDFSDRWNQLLAFSEGAETKVTQLPYHLIQAVMASEDRRFFYHFGVDPYGVGRAVVYFPNGGGGSTITQQLVKNVFLTHERKMSRKFVEGILSLILERRLSKWKILYSYLNKMYWGHGKFGIESASLFLFLESILPS, from the exons ATGCGCTTTCCCCATATAACCCTCGTTTCCAAACCCAAAAAGATCAGATTCCCTCCAATATGCGCGTTTCCCTTCGCTTCAGAGAAACCCGTCCATTTCTTCAGCCCGGTCCCGTTTCTCGCCGTTTCCGCCGTTTCCGCCGGATTCTTGTTCTTCCGGTCGTTTCTCAAGGTCCTCCCGCCGGACTTCTCCGATCGATGGAACCAGCTGCTGGCGTTCTCGGAGGGGGCGGAGACGAAGGTTACGCAGCTGCCGTATCACTTGATCCAGGCCGTGATGGCGTCGGAGGATCGCCGGTTCTTCTACCATTTCGGCGTCGATCCATATGGGGTTGGCCGGGCGGTGGTTTACTTCCCTAATGGCGGCGGTGGGAGCACCATCACTCAGCAG CTAGTCAAGAATGTCTTCCTGACACATGAACGTAAAATGTCAAGAAAATTTGTTGAAGGGATATTGTCATTGATATTGGAAAGGAGACTGTCAAAATGGAAAATTTTGTACTCCTATTTGAATAAG ATGTACTGGGGTCATGGGAAATTTGGAATTGAATCGgcatctctttttttatttttggaaagcaTCCTGCCCTCCTAA
- the LOC120249336 gene encoding protein NODULATION SIGNALING PATHWAY 2, whose product MEDHRSIEPISGCSSTTTTTAAAIDDDLPWPDWNSFIDWVTFSGPASDEDFNSLFFSNSTDFTTTTTTTTTTMSISSTNTSTPSSPRSKGDDDLKGVKLVHLLMAAAEAIAGDKNSRELARVILVRLKELLPVTGGATIERLAVHFTDALSGLLEPGAGRHRDNNNHHNNNNNNNHDMLAAFQLLQDMSPYIKFGHFTANQAILEAVAGDRRIHIVDYDIMEGIQWASLMQALTSRNEGPSPPAHLRITAVTRTGSGGGGKRSMSSIQETGRRLAAFAASIGQPFSFSQCRLDSDEKFRPSAVKVVKGEALIMNCMLHVPHSPERSASSVASFLAGAGSLSAKLVTVVEEEEGGRGGEEEAGEDGGFVRRFMEVLQRYSAVSDSLEAGFPMHGKARELVEKVFMGPRIAGAVGRAYRREGGGGGGWSEWMVGMGFGRVGLSLFNQSQARLLIGLFHDGFRVEEMEVNKLLLAWKSQRLLSASVWLPPLDGNLDVLMMESSPSI is encoded by the coding sequence ATGGAGGATCATAGATCAATAGAACCCATCTCCGGTTGCagctccaccaccaccaccaccgccgcCGCCATCGACGATGACCTCCCATGGCCGGACTGGAACTCCTTCATTGACTGGGTCACTTTCTCCGGCCCCGCCTCCGATGAAGACTTCAActccctcttcttctccaactccACCGacttcaccaccaccaccaccaccaccaccaccaccatgaGCATCAGCAGCACCAATACCAGCACTCCAAGCTCACCAAGATCCAAAGGAGACGACGACCTCAAAGGCGTCAAACTAGTCCATTTATTAATGGCCGCCGCCGAGGCTATTGCCGGCGACAAAAATAGCCGGGAATTAGCCCGGGTGATATTGGTTCGGCTCAAGGAGTTGTTGCCGGTGACTGGCGGCGCCACCATTGAACGTCTTGCCGTGCATTTCACCGATGCATTATCCGGCTTGCTCGAACCCGGTGCCGGTCGACACCGTGACAACAACAAccaccacaacaacaacaacaacaacaaccatgacATGCTTGCTGCTTTTCAGCTCTTACAAGACATGTCACCATATATAAAATTCGGTCATTTCACGGCCAACCAAGCAATCCTAGAGGCTGTCGCCGGTGACCGGAGAATTCACATAGTGGATTACGATATCATGGAAGGTATTCAATGGGCGTCTTTAATGCAAGCTCTAACTTCACGTAATGAAGGGCCATCACCGCCGGCGCATCTTAGGATCACGGCCGTGACGAGAACCGGCAGCGGTGGTGGAGGCAAAAGGAGCATGAGTTCAATACAAGAAACAGGGCGGCGGTTGGCAGCCTTCGCGGCGAGCATCGGCCAGCCGTTTTCCTTCAGTCAGTGCCGGTTAGACTCCGATGAGAAGTTCCGGCCATCAGCAGTCAAGGTAGTCAAAGGAGAAGCACTTATAATGAACTGCATGCTCCATGTACCTCACTCACCGGAAAGGTCAGCGTCGTCAGTAGCATCGTTTCTCGCCGGAGCAGGGAGTCTGAGTGCAAAACTAGTGACAGTagtagaagaggaagaaggaggaagaggtggagaagaagaagctggagaagatggtgggTTTGTTAGAAGGTTCATGGAGGTGTTGCAAAGGTACTCAGCGGTGAGTGATTCATTAGAGGCAGGGTTTCCAATGCATGGGAAAGCAAGGGAGTTGGTGGAGAAGGTGTTCATGGGGCCAAGGATCGCCGGAGCAGTGGGAAGGGCATATAGAAgagaaggtggtggtggtggagggtGGTCGGAATGGATGGTGGGGATGGGGTTTGGGAGAGTTGGGTTGAGTTTGTTTAACCAGAGTCAAGCGAGGTTGTTGATTGGGTTGTTTCATGATGGGTTTAGAGTGGAAGAGATGGAGGTTAATAAGCTTCTGCTTGCTTGGAAGTCTCAGAGGCTTCTTTCTGCTTCTGTTTGGTTACCACCGTTGGATGGGAACTTGGATGTTTTGATGATGGAATCTTCACCGTccatttag